From Quercus robur chromosome 8, dhQueRobu3.1, whole genome shotgun sequence:
TGAGTCAGTGCCTTTTGAGTCATCCTCATTGTTTGAAGcagtttgttgttgttgttgttgtagttgtagttgttgttgttgttgttgttgttgtcgttgttgttgtagttgtaGTTGCTGCTGTTGCTGCTTTTGTTGTAGTTGTTCTTGAAGCATGAATTTCTCCAACATTAGATTCTTGCATCTTGACTCTGCCTCATCTCTCTCTTTGATGGTCCTGCTCAAAAGATCTTTGACATGAATCAGTTCATATTCTCTTTTTGTAATCTCCTCCTTAGCTGCTAAAAGTGTTGTCTCTAGCTCAAAGGTTGTGTACAAGAGAGAATGCCTTAACTCCTCCATTCCCTGCCAATTTAATAGTCTTAGAAAACTGTTTCCTCCAAACACAGCACATTCACAAGAAGTAGAAAATAGTATCTAACAAAAGAAAGCATTGAAGTTAAGATGATTAAAGAATGTCTAACCTCTTCATGGTAGCTGAATTCCCAGCTAAGAGGACTGCATTGATCCTCCATTTCTTGCAGTGGTCTGACCAAAGTAGAGAGGGAAAAGAAGTTGGGGTTGTTATGTGTggtttctttactttttatagAATTGAAGCACTTTGTCGCTATTTACAGTCCTTTTTTtgtcactttaatttttttttccctgggaCATGAGGTTGGAAAAATACACAAGAGGCCAAAAGTATAGACAGGCCAAATTTGCTTAGCGTATAAATCTTTATGTATTTTGGAATCTGTGTGCATGACCAAATTGTGTGGGAAGGAATGTGAAATCTGCAGTAAAAGTAAAGCATAGTTCTTCTTCATATTCTACCTTTTTGGTATGACTAGCGGCGGATGACACGTGCTCATTCACTTGTGAATGCAAAAGTTAAGATGTTGCGGAAATGAGGACTTATTGCATATCCCCTTAAGCACCTAaaagtttatgaaaaaaaatcctaatttatcatatattttattaaattgccctgcattttatatttttacatatttgtTTTCAGATTATCCATATAcactataataatttattaagcTGTGTTCAATAGAAGaaccttcttttctttatatagcTTGGAGATAACATGAATCCAATTTCTTACTTTCAGAAacattctcaatttttttttggctgaaataTTTGAGATAATTTCATGATAAGTCATGGTTATTTTCTGCCAATGAAGTTTTTCTAATGGTTTTACTAAATGGCGTGAAGCCTAGCATAGGCATTAGATAGCAATGACCATATTTCAATCCAATCACAAACTGCTTGTCATTGAAATTCTTAGCTGTCTATTGCAGCTAATTCTTATGATCAAATTTTAATGGCTCAACAAGTAAATTAGGCAAGGTAGAGCAGCAACTAATTCTCAGAAATCAGAATATAACTTCTCCTATCTCAATTATATGCAAAAGCCTTGTAGTAGAATTAGAAGCTACAAGATGATATGGATGAGAAATTTAACCAAAAGAACCAACCAACTAGACTATATGGCCTCGCATCCAGGACCGCGCTGGCTGAAATTAATAGAACTAGTATAAAACCATTGATTTCCGGATTGATTTGTTGAAAATGCATAACTGACCACAAAAGTTTGGGATAAataaggcttggttgttgttgttatccATTCCTTATGGAAACTCAGCCACCTGTTTGGGCTAATACAGGGAAAGTATCTTGCTTTGTTATATCTAACAGAAAAGTAGACAAAAATGCAGAAAAAAACAGTGATATTTTGATCAAATATTTAACATGACAAGATCCTATAAAACTTCTTGTCT
This genomic window contains:
- the LOC126697164 gene encoding uncharacterized protein LOC126697164, which codes for MEDQCSPLSWEFSYHEEGMEELRHSLLYTTFELETTLLAAKEEITKREYELIHVKDLLSRTIKERDEAESRCKNLMLEKFMLQEQLQQKQQQQQLQLQQQRQQQQQQQQLQLQQQQQQTASNNEDDSKGTDSSKHFASSDSDENIISSPGTDPILQPPLPQPLPSQATLKLVPKRPLPEKGKLLQAVIEAGPLLKNLLLAGPLPQWQHPPPQLNSIEIPPVAISSPTPRLLQQDSCINFNGGFNSKSNSL